The following is a genomic window from Amaranthus tricolor cultivar Red isolate AtriRed21 chromosome 10, ASM2621246v1, whole genome shotgun sequence.
AATTGTCTGTTATGGTGTACCCTCCTTTCTCAACTCCTTCAATGGATGTTCCGGGCAAATTTGGAAGCTTTTGTCTAGAAAGAGCGAGAATAGATGGTGTCTTTCTGTGTTCAACAGCAACCTTGTATGCACCAGCAGTCTCGTTTCCATCAGCTGGACGGAGCATTAAGATGTTGGGCATGGCACGGAAACTTGCCAAGTGCTCGATGGGCTGATGAGTAGGCCCGTCTTCTCCAAGACCAATAGAATCGTGGGTCATAACATAGATGACTCTAGCTTCTGACAAGGCTGAGATTCTCATTGCTCCTCTCATGTAGTCAGTGAACACAAAGAAGGTAGCACAATAAGGGATGAACCCTGGACTGTGAAGAGCAATACCGTTACAAATGGCACCCATTCCGTGTTCTCTGACACCAAAACGAACATTTCTTTCCTCGGGCGTGTCCTTTTGGAAATCTCCAAACATTTTCAGTAAGGTCATGTTTGAAGATGCAAGATCAGCACTGCCACCAACGAGCCCTGGAAGAACCTTTGCAAGGGCATTTAAGCATTGTTGTGACAGGTTTCTGGTTGCATCACCTGGGGTTTCAGGTGTGTATGTctgcaaaaaaaatattaagatttgtaaatatatccatCACATTACGAGCAGCGAGATCGATAAGTAAGTAACTTACAGGAAGTGCCTTCTCCCAACCAGCAGGCAGTTCACCGGTAATGATAGACTTCAACTCTGCTGCTTCTGCAGGGTACTTCTTCTCATACTCTGCAAACTTGGCATTCCACTCGGCTTCCAAGGAAGCTCCTTCAGGAGTATGGCGGCTCCAGTGCCTGCGAAATGGGAAAATTTTACACCAGATCacaaatataaagaaaaatgtgtgaTAATGGAATCGTGTATTGCTTACTTTTTAACTTCATCTGGAACATGGAATGGCTCGTAAGGCCAACCAAGATTCTGCCTTGTAGCCTCGACTTCCTTAGCACCCAATGCACTTCCATGCACACTGTATGAATTTGACTTGTTAGGAGAACCAAAACCAATGGTTGTTGTAACCTGCATATGCAAAAAAGATCACGTTATCAATCAAATCTCTATttcattacataaaaaaaatgtcGTTATGGCCTTGGTCCTATCAGTGAAATTGAGTTTTAACTCTCATTTTCCCCTAAAAGACATAATTAACCAAACGCATCTAATAGAGTTCAATTGGCAAATCCTTAAAAATAGCAGCAATGATAGAATGGGGATGACCTTAATCAAAGTGGGTTTGTCTTTGACGGCCTGAGCTTCCTTGATAGCAGCACGAATTTCATCGTACCCTGTGTTACCATTCTTGACCCAGATAACATGCCAGCCAAGGGCCTCAAACCGCGTGTCAACACTCTCAGTGAAGGCAATGGCAGTGTCACCATCTATAGAAATATGGTTATCATCATATAGAGCAATCAATTTTCCAAGCCCCCAATGACCAGCAAGTGAACAAGCTTCCTGAGCTATCCCTTCCATTTGGCAACCATCACCAAGTATACAATACCTGAAATTCAGAGATGTACAACCAAAGTAAAACATCAAATACAATCGTAACCATCTTTGGCTTATGTTGTTTGGACAGCTAGACTTGTGACTCGGGAAGCTCATCCACATGTCTAACTTGACTATTTTGCAAGAGATACCATTTTCCAAGGCCAAAATGAAGTGTGCTTAAGTCATACATACTCATATGTATGAGTGGTGAAAGAAAGGGTCCAGTTAACATTGATCTTGACAGGagcacaaaaaaagaaaaaagaacgagcaaaagaaaaagaaactttTACGTGTAATGGTCAACGATTTCAGCATCAGGTTTGTTGAATCGAGCGGCTAAATGCTTCTCAGCAAGAGCCAAACCAACTGCATTGGC
Proteins encoded in this region:
- the LOC130825384 gene encoding transketolase, chloroplastic, with protein sequence MAASSSLTLSHHQTILSHPKTHLPNSSTSSILVPTTSSKVNGILLKATNSRRTRVGSRTTVVKAAAVETLESRDTEQVVEKSINTIRFLAIDAVEKANSGHPGLPMGCAPMGHILYDEVMRYNPKNPYWFNRDRFILSAGHGCMLQYALLHLAGYDSVLEEDLKTFRQWGSKIPGHPENFETPGVEVTTGPLGQGIANAVGLALAEKHLAARFNKPDAEIVDHYTYCILGDGCQMEGIAQEACSLAGHWGLGKLIALYDDNHISIDGDTAIAFTESVDTRFEALGWHVIWVKNGNTGYDEIRAAIKEAQAVKDKPTLIKVTTTIGFGSPNKSNSYSVHGSALGAKEVEATRQNLGWPYEPFHVPDEVKKHWSRHTPEGASLEAEWNAKFAEYEKKYPAEAAELKSIITGELPAGWEKALPTYTPETPGDATRNLSQQCLNALAKVLPGLVGGSADLASSNMTLLKMFGDFQKDTPEERNVRFGVREHGMGAICNGIALHSPGFIPYCATFFVFTDYMRGAMRISALSEARVIYVMTHDSIGLGEDGPTHQPIEHLASFRAMPNILMLRPADGNETAGAYKVAVEHRKTPSILALSRQKLPNLPGTSIEGVEKGGYTITDNSSGNKPDVILIGTGSELEIAAKAGDELRKQGKAVRVVSLVSWELFDQQSDEYKESVLPSDVTARVSIEAGSTFGWEKIVGAKGKAIGIDKFGASAPAGRIYKEYGITVEAVIEAAKSVS